From a single Phragmites australis chromosome 7, lpPhrAust1.1, whole genome shotgun sequence genomic region:
- the LOC133924437 gene encoding probable long-chain-alcohol O-fatty-acyltransferase 5, whose product MAGGDLRSLAAVATAVTACMGYVRFATRRLCPGLPRLAAFLPVLAVLPFLPLAFRALHPRSISGFFLVWVAEFKLLLLASDQGPLHPSLPIPSFVAVATFPVTLRDPNRNPKSAPRSGLGLVASAVMAALLAVIVSLYRYKERMNEYVLLTLYSLHMYLMLELVLAAAAAAARALLGVDLEPQFDRPYLSASLRDFWGRRWNLSVSALLRQCVHHPVRARLGGGPLGAAAGMLAAFVVSGLMHEVMFSYVTLRPPTGEATAFFALHGACAVAEGWWAAHRGWPRPPRVVATPLTLAFVLATGFCLFFPPITRPGADKQVVAECEAMVAFVRDAAGWAVGSARSVLSGRS is encoded by the coding sequence ATGGCCGGCGGCGACCTGCGCAGCCTCGCCGCTGTAGCGACCGCGGTGACCGCGTGCATGGGCTACGTGCGTTTCGCCACGCGCCGCCTCTGCCCGGGGCTGCCCCGCCTTGCCGCGTTCCTCCCGGTGCTCGCCGtcctccccttcctcccgcTCGCCTTCCGCGCGCTCCACCCGCGCTCCATCTCCGGGTTCTTCCTCGTCTGGGTCGCCGAGttcaagctcctcctcctcgcctccgaCCAGGGGCCGCTCCACCCGTCCCTACCGATCCCGTCCTTTGTCGCCGTCGCCACTTTCCCCGTCACGCTCCGGGATCCCAACCGCAACCCCAAGAGCGCCCCGAGATCGGGTCTCGGCCTCGTCGCCTCCGCCGTCATGGCCGCGCTGCTCGCGGTCATCGTATCGCTGTACCGGTACAAGGAGCGCATGAACGAGTACGTCCTGCTCACGCTGTACTCCCTGCACATGTACCTCATGCTTGAGCTCGTcctggcggcggccgcggcggcggcgcgcgcgctGCTGGGCGTCGACCTGGAGCCGCAGTTCGACCGGCCGTACCTCTCGGCGTCGCTCCGGGACTTCTGGGGCCGTCGGTGGAACCTCTCGGTGTCGGCCCTGCTCCGCCAGTGCGTGCACCACCCCGTGCGCGCGCGCCTCGGCGGCGGACCCCTCGGCGCCGCAGCGGGGATGCTCGCGGCGTTCGTCGTGTCCGGCCTCATGCACGAGGTGATGTTCTCCTACGTCACGCTGCGGCCGCCCACTGGGGAGGCGACGGCGTTCTTCGCGCTGCACGGGGCGTGCGCGGTGGCGGAGGGGTGGTGGGCCGCGCACAGAGGGTGGCCGCGCCCGCCGCGCGTCGTGGCAACGCCGCTGACGCTGGCGTTCGTGCTCGCCACGGGGTTCTGTCTGTTCTTCCCGCCGATCACGAGGCCTGGCGCCGACAAGCAGGTGGTCGCGGAGTGCGAGGCGATGGTCGCATTCGTGCGGGACGCCGCAGGCTGGGCGGTCGGCTCCGCCCGGTCAGTCTTGTCCGGCCGCTCGTAG
- the LOC133924439 gene encoding peptide methionine sulfoxide reductase A2-1, whose product MATDVAANPALAPDTDAPAGEGLELAQFAAGCFWSVELGYQRLPGVARTEVGYSQGHRDAPTYRDVCGGGTGHAEVVRVHYDPKACPYDVLLDVFWAKHNPTTLNRQGNDVGTQYRSGIYYYTAEQEKLAQESLAAKQNEWKETIVTEVLPARRFYPAEEYHQQYLEKGGQSAKKSCSDPIRCYG is encoded by the exons ATGGCCACCGATGTCGCGGCGAACCCGGCCCTGGCGCCGGACACGGACGCGCCGGCCGGCGAGGGCCTGGAGCTGGCGCAGTTCGCGGCGGGGTGCTTCTGGAGTGTGGAGCTCGGGTACCAGCGCCTGCCCGGTGTGGCGCGCACGGAGGTGGGATACTCGCAGGGCCACCGCGACGCGCCCACCTACCGCGACGtctgcggcggcggcacgggCCACGCCGAGGTGGTGCGCGTGCACTACGACCCCAAGGCGTGCCCCTACGACGTGCTCCTCGACGTCTTCTGGGCAAAGCACAACCCCACCACGCTCAACAGACAG GGCAACGACGTCGGGACGCAGTACCGGTCGGGCATTTACTACTACACAGCAGAGCAGGAGAAGCTGGCACAGGAGTCGCTGGCGGCGAAGCAAAACGAGTGGAAGGAGACGATCGTTACCGAGGTCCTGCCGGCGAGGCGGTTCTACCCCGCCGAGGAGTACCACCAGCAGTACCTCGAGAAGGGCGGGCAGTCTGCCAAGAAGAGCTGCAGCGACCCCATCCGCTGCTACGGTTGA
- the LOC133924440 gene encoding BTB/POZ and TAZ domain-containing protein 2-like: MALYADHDALRASAADLRIVTSDGQSIAAHSYVLASASPVLEQMIDRAWRGWGAECTVRVLGVLSDAVLAFLHFLYSSRVAPEEEEVVGAHGPQLLALAHAYRVGWLKRAAEAAVSARLTAERAVDMLKLARLCDAPQLYLRCARLAAKDFPAVERSEGWRFARLHDPALEGELHQLLEDANQRRERWARERASQEAYRQLGEAMDSLDRIFADDGCCDAPSTDKPCAARDSTCQGLRLLMRHFATCARKIAPGGCARCKRMLQLFRLHASICDRPDLDQPCRVPLCSHFKTKMQMEKADKTWRLLVKKVTRARAMSSLAERKVPEVVAQSWARYSSRWAKLR; encoded by the exons ATGGCGCTGTACGCGGATCACGACGCGCTCCGGGCGTCGGCGGCCGACCTGCGGATCGTCACGTCGGACGGGCAGAGCATCGCCGCGCACTCCTACGTTCTT GCCTCGGCGTCGCCGGTGCTGGAGCAGATGATTGACAGGGCGTGGCGCGGGTGGGGAGCCGAGTGCACCGTCCGCGTCCTCGGCGTCCTCTCCGACGCCGTCCTCGCCTTCCTCCATTTCCTCTACTCCTCCAG GGtggcgccggaggaggaggaggtggtgggcgCGCACGGGCCGCAGCTGCTGGCGCTGGCGCACGCGTACCGCGTGGGGTGGCTGAAGCGGGCCGCGGAGGCGGCCGTGTCGGCGCGGCTCACAGCGGAGCGCGCCGTGGACATGCTGAAGCTGGCAAGGCTCTGCGACGCGCCGCAGCTGTACCTCCGGTGCGCGCGCCTCGCCGCCAAGGACTTCCCCGCCGTCGAGCGGTCCGAAGGCTGGCGCTTCGCGCGCCTCCACGACCCGGCCCTGGAGGGCGAGCTCCACCAGCTCCTCGAGGACGCCAATCAGCGGAGGGAGCGGTGGGCGCGGGAGAGGGCGTCCCAGGAGGCGTACCGTCAGCTCGGCGAGGCCATGGACTCCCTCGACCGCATCTTCGCCGACGACGGCTGCTGCGACGCGCCGTCGACGGACAAGCCGTGCGCGGCGCGGGACAGCACCTGCCAGGGCCTGCGGCTGCTGATGCGGCACTTCGCCACGTGTGCCCGGAAGATCGCGCCGGGCGGCTGCGCGCGCTGCAAGCGCATGCTGCAGCTCTTCCGCCTCCACGCCTCCATCTGCGACAGGCCGGACCTGGACCAGCCATGCCGAGTGCCGCTGTGCAG CCATTTTAAAACCAAGATGCAGATGGAGAAGGCGGACAAGACATGGCGGCTCCTGGTGAAGAAGGTGACGAGGGCCAGAGCAATGTCTTCCTTGGCCGAAAGGAAGGTGCCGGAGGTTGTGGCACAGTCATGGGCGAGGTACAGCAGCAGATGGGCTAAGTTGAGATGA